Proteins encoded within one genomic window of Streptomyces kaniharaensis:
- a CDS encoding maleylpyruvate isomerase family mycothiol-dependent enzyme, whose product MADGTKATRPDTWPDIWGTIHTERHALLADVEDLTPGQWATPSLCTGRSVRDTLAHMAATARMTPPGFFAKLARAGFRFEVMTAREIAELTTGTPADTLAAFRAQLDSVSHPPGPVDSWLGETVVHAEDIRRPLGIARGYPMTALTRLADFYRGSNLIVGGKRRVAGLTLSATDTDWSAGSGPEVRGPMLALLLAITGRRVAHTELEGAGCRP is encoded by the coding sequence ATGGCCGACGGAACCAAGGCGACGAGACCGGACACCTGGCCGGACATCTGGGGGACGATCCACACCGAGCGGCACGCCCTGCTCGCCGACGTGGAGGACCTCACCCCCGGACAGTGGGCGACGCCCTCGCTCTGCACCGGGCGGAGCGTGCGGGACACCCTCGCGCACATGGCGGCGACGGCCCGGATGACCCCGCCGGGCTTCTTCGCGAAGCTGGCCAGGGCCGGGTTCCGCTTCGAGGTGATGACCGCCCGCGAGATCGCCGAGCTGACCACCGGAACGCCCGCCGACACCCTCGCCGCCTTCCGGGCGCAGCTGGACTCAGTGAGCCACCCGCCGGGCCCGGTCGACAGCTGGCTGGGCGAGACGGTGGTGCACGCCGAGGACATCCGCCGCCCGCTCGGCATCGCCCGCGGGTACCCGATGACGGCCCTGACCCGCCTCGCGGACTTCTACCGGGGCTCCAACCTGATCGTCGGCGGCAAGCGCCGGGTGGCGGGCCTGACCCTGAGCGCCACCGACACCGACTGGTCGGCGGGCAGCGGCCCCGAGGTGAGGGGGCCGATGCTCGCCCTCCTGCTGGCGATCACCGGACGCAGGGTGGCGCACACCGAACTCGAGGGCGCGGGCTGCCGACCCTGA
- the acnA gene encoding aconitate hydratase AcnA has product MSANSFDARSSLQVGDESYEIFKLSAVEGSERLPYSLKVLLENLLRTEDGANITADHIRALGNWDADAQPSQEIQFTPARVIMQDFTGVPCVVDLATMREAVKELGGDPAKINPLAPAELVIDHSVIADKFGTPDAFVQNVEIEYGRNKERYQFLRWGQTAFDEFKVVPPGTGIVHQVNIEHLARTVMVRGGQAYPDTCVGTDSHTTMVNGLGVLGWGVGGIEAEAAMLGQPVSMLIPRVVGFKLTGQLPAGTTATDLVLTITEMLRKHGVVGKFVEFYGDGIGAIPLANRATIGNMSPEFGSTCAIFPIDAETINYLRLTGRDEQQLALVEAYAKEQGLWHDPSVEPVYSEYLELDVSTVVPSISGPKRPQDRVILAEAADKFAEALPTYSAEASKPTAVTAPDGTTYEIDNGAVVIASITSCTNTSNPSVMLGAALLAKKAVEKGLHVKPWVKTTLAPGSKVVMDYYEKAGLLPYMEKLGFNLVGYGCVTCIGNSGPLPEEVSAAVNEADLAVVSVLSGNRNFEGRINPDVKMNYLASPPLVVAYAIAGNMGVDITKDALGQDADGNDVFLADIWPSEQEVADVVANSIDQEMFSKDYADVFAGDHRWQSLPVPTGNTFEWDAESTYVRKPPYFEGMAKTPSPVTDIAGARVLAKLGDSVTTDHISPAGNIKPGTPAAQYLTANGVEKRDFNSYGSRRGNHEVMIRGTFANIRLRNQIAPGTEGGYTRDFTQADAPVSFIYDASQNYQAAGTPLVVLAGKEYGSGSSRDWAAKGTALLGVKAVIAESYERIHRSNLIGMGVLPLQFPEGQNADSLGLTGEETFSITGVTELNEGRTPKTVKVVAGEKEFDAVVRIDTPGEADYYRNGGILQYVLRSLIG; this is encoded by the coding sequence GTGTCCGCGAACAGCTTCGACGCCCGCAGCTCGCTGCAGGTGGGCGACGAGTCGTACGAGATCTTCAAGCTCTCCGCCGTCGAGGGTTCCGAGCGGCTGCCGTACAGCCTCAAGGTGCTGCTGGAGAACCTGCTCCGCACGGAGGACGGCGCGAACATCACCGCCGACCACATCCGCGCGCTCGGAAACTGGGACGCCGACGCCCAGCCGAGCCAGGAGATCCAGTTCACCCCGGCCCGCGTGATCATGCAGGACTTCACCGGCGTGCCGTGTGTCGTCGACCTCGCCACCATGCGCGAGGCCGTCAAGGAGCTGGGCGGCGACCCGGCCAAGATCAACCCGCTGGCCCCGGCCGAGCTGGTCATCGACCACTCCGTCATCGCCGACAAGTTCGGCACCCCGGACGCCTTCGTCCAGAACGTCGAGATCGAGTACGGCCGCAACAAGGAGCGCTACCAGTTCCTGCGCTGGGGCCAGACCGCGTTCGACGAGTTCAAGGTCGTCCCGCCGGGCACCGGCATCGTCCACCAGGTCAACATCGAGCACCTGGCCCGCACGGTCATGGTCCGGGGCGGCCAGGCCTACCCGGACACCTGTGTCGGCACCGACTCGCACACCACCATGGTCAACGGCCTGGGCGTGCTGGGCTGGGGCGTCGGCGGCATCGAGGCCGAGGCCGCCATGCTCGGCCAGCCGGTCTCCATGCTGATCCCGCGCGTCGTCGGCTTCAAGCTGACCGGCCAGCTGCCGGCCGGCACCACCGCCACCGACCTGGTGCTCACCATCACCGAGATGCTGCGCAAGCACGGTGTGGTCGGCAAGTTCGTCGAGTTCTACGGCGACGGCATCGGCGCCATCCCGCTGGCCAACCGCGCCACCATCGGCAACATGTCGCCGGAGTTCGGTTCGACCTGCGCGATCTTCCCGATCGACGCCGAGACCATCAACTACCTGCGCCTGACCGGCCGCGACGAGCAGCAGCTCGCCCTGGTCGAGGCGTACGCCAAGGAGCAGGGCCTCTGGCACGACCCGTCGGTCGAGCCGGTCTACTCCGAGTACCTGGAGCTGGACGTCTCCACCGTCGTCCCGTCGATCTCCGGCCCGAAGCGCCCGCAGGACCGCGTGATCCTGGCCGAGGCCGCCGACAAGTTCGCCGAGGCGCTGCCGACGTACTCCGCCGAGGCCTCGAAGCCGACCGCCGTCACCGCCCCCGACGGCACGACGTACGAGATCGACAACGGCGCCGTCGTGATCGCCTCGATCACCTCCTGCACCAACACCTCCAACCCCTCCGTCATGCTGGGCGCCGCCCTGCTGGCGAAGAAGGCCGTGGAGAAGGGCCTGCACGTCAAGCCCTGGGTCAAGACCACCCTGGCGCCCGGCTCCAAGGTCGTCATGGACTACTACGAGAAGGCCGGCCTGCTCCCGTACATGGAGAAGCTGGGCTTCAACCTGGTCGGCTACGGCTGCGTCACCTGCATCGGCAACTCGGGCCCGCTGCCCGAGGAGGTCTCGGCCGCCGTCAACGAGGCCGACCTGGCCGTCGTCTCGGTGCTCTCCGGCAACCGCAACTTCGAGGGCCGGATCAACCCCGACGTCAAGATGAACTACCTGGCCTCCCCGCCGCTGGTGGTCGCCTACGCCATCGCCGGCAACATGGGCGTGGACATCACCAAGGACGCCCTGGGCCAGGACGCCGACGGCAACGACGTCTTCCTCGCCGACATCTGGCCGTCGGAGCAGGAGGTGGCCGACGTGGTCGCCAACTCCATCGACCAGGAGATGTTCTCCAAGGACTACGCGGACGTCTTCGCCGGCGACCACCGCTGGCAGTCGCTGCCCGTCCCGACCGGCAACACCTTCGAGTGGGACGCCGAGTCCACCTACGTCCGCAAGCCCCCGTACTTCGAGGGCATGGCCAAGACCCCGAGCCCGGTGACCGACATCGCCGGCGCCCGCGTCCTGGCCAAGCTGGGCGACTCGGTCACCACCGACCACATCTCCCCGGCCGGCAACATCAAGCCGGGCACCCCGGCGGCGCAGTACCTGACCGCCAACGGTGTCGAGAAGCGCGACTTCAACTCCTACGGCTCGCGCCGTGGCAACCACGAGGTCATGATCCGCGGCACCTTCGCCAACATCCGCCTGCGCAACCAGATCGCGCCGGGCACCGAGGGCGGCTACACCCGCGACTTCACCCAGGCCGACGCGCCGGTGTCGTTCATCTACGACGCCTCGCAGAACTACCAGGCCGCCGGCACCCCGCTGGTCGTCCTGGCCGGCAAGGAGTACGGCTCCGGCTCGTCCCGCGACTGGGCCGCCAAGGGCACCGCGCTGCTGGGCGTCAAGGCCGTCATCGCCGAGTCGTACGAGCGCATCCACCGCTCGAACCTGATCGGCATGGGCGTCCTGCCGCTGCAGTTCCCGGAGGGCCAGAACGCCGACTCCCTCGGCCTGACCGGCGAGGAGACCTTCTCCATCACCGGTGTGACCGAGCTCAACGAGGGCCGCACCCCGAAGACCGTCAAGGTCGTCGCCGGTGAGAAGGAGTTCGACGCGGTCGTCCGCATCGACACCCCCGGTGAGGCGGACTACTACCGCAACGGCGGCATCCTGCAGTACGTGCTGCGCTCGCTCATCGGCTGA
- a CDS encoding type II toxin-antitoxin system VapC family toxin yields MTRWVGEAGGRPMIVVDASALVLALADEGPRGIAARAELASDGEWLAPEHVVVEVMQSLRGLYLAKELTAERVAELTVELAGLAIRKVEVAPLLGRIWELKDNLTPDDAAYVAVAEQYGVPLVTADLRLMRASGPRCEIRGIQPLAG; encoded by the coding sequence ATGACACGCTGGGTGGGAGAGGCCGGGGGCCGACCGATGATCGTGGTGGACGCGTCCGCACTGGTGCTCGCGCTGGCCGACGAGGGCCCGCGCGGCATCGCGGCCCGGGCCGAACTCGCTTCCGACGGCGAGTGGTTGGCGCCCGAGCACGTCGTCGTCGAGGTGATGCAGTCGCTGCGCGGCCTCTACCTGGCCAAGGAGCTGACCGCCGAGCGGGTCGCCGAACTGACCGTCGAACTGGCCGGGCTGGCGATCCGCAAGGTCGAGGTGGCGCCACTGCTCGGCCGGATCTGGGAGCTCAAGGACAACCTCACCCCGGACGACGCCGCGTACGTCGCGGTCGCCGAGCAGTACGGGGTGCCGCTGGTCACCGCGGACCTGCGGCTGATGCGGGCCAGCGGACCGCGCTGCGAGATCCGGGGCATCCAGCCCCTGGCGGGCTGA
- a CDS encoding superoxide dismutase family protein, translated as MSAPLATALLPLAMLAPAASPVSAVEADFDPATAFVPPAAISYASDLVPYGSHAAVFTDRSTAERTVVTLRVAGLAPGHEFPVHMHTGSCGADPAASGPHYQNVLDPVQPSTDPAYANDRNELRLVLHTDGRGDGTASATVAWQPRPGEARSLVLHAGTPAGRHAAGERVACVKLEQ; from the coding sequence ATGTCCGCTCCGCTCGCCACCGCCCTGCTGCCGCTCGCCATGCTCGCCCCCGCCGCCTCGCCGGTGTCCGCCGTCGAGGCCGACTTCGACCCGGCGACGGCCTTCGTCCCGCCGGCCGCGATCAGCTACGCGAGCGACCTCGTGCCGTACGGCTCGCACGCCGCCGTCTTCACCGACCGCTCCACGGCCGAGCGGACGGTGGTCACCCTCAGGGTCGCCGGGCTCGCGCCCGGGCACGAGTTCCCGGTGCACATGCACACCGGCAGCTGCGGGGCCGACCCGGCCGCGTCCGGCCCGCACTACCAGAACGTCCTCGACCCGGTACAGCCGTCCACCGACCCGGCGTACGCCAACGACCGGAACGAACTGCGGCTGGTGCTGCACACCGACGGACGCGGCGACGGCACCGCCTCCGCCACGGTGGCCTGGCAGCCGCGGCCGGGCGAGGCGCGGTCGCTGGTGCTGCACGCGGGCACCCCGGCCGGCCGGCACGCGGCGGGCGAGCGGGTGGCTTGCGTCAAGCTGGAGCAGTAG
- the argF gene encoding ornithine carbamoyltransferase codes for MAFNLRNRHFLKELDFTPQEFRFLVDLAAQLKAAKYAGTEQPRLRGRNIALIFEKTSTRTRCAFEVAAHDQGASTTYLDPSGSQIGHKESIKDTARVLGRMFDGIEYRGHGQEVVEELAAHAGVPVWNGLTDEWHPTQMLADVLTVTEHTAKPLTEVALAYLGDARSNMGNSLLVTGALLGMDIRIVAPSALWPDEDVQKAAQDLAESTGARITLTEEVAEGVADADFLYTDVWVSMGEPKEVWTERIELLRPYQVSMDTVRATGNPAVKFLHCLPAFHDLGTEVGRQMYEATGMSELECTDELFESAHSIVFDQAENRLHTIKAVLVATLGS; via the coding sequence ATGGCGTTCAACCTCCGGAACAGGCACTTCCTCAAGGAGCTCGACTTCACTCCCCAGGAGTTCCGCTTCCTGGTGGACCTCGCCGCCCAGCTCAAGGCGGCCAAGTACGCGGGCACCGAGCAACCCCGGCTGCGCGGCAGGAACATCGCGCTGATCTTCGAGAAGACCTCCACCCGGACCCGCTGCGCCTTCGAGGTCGCCGCGCACGACCAGGGTGCGAGCACCACCTACCTGGACCCGTCCGGCTCGCAGATCGGCCACAAGGAGTCCATCAAGGACACCGCCCGGGTGCTCGGCCGGATGTTCGACGGGATCGAGTACCGGGGCCACGGGCAGGAGGTCGTCGAGGAGCTGGCCGCCCACGCCGGCGTCCCGGTCTGGAACGGCCTCACCGACGAGTGGCACCCGACCCAGATGCTGGCCGACGTGCTCACCGTCACCGAGCACACCGCCAAGCCGCTGACCGAGGTCGCCCTCGCCTACCTCGGCGACGCCCGCTCCAACATGGGCAACTCGCTGCTGGTCACCGGCGCCCTGCTCGGCATGGACATCCGGATCGTCGCGCCGAGCGCGCTCTGGCCGGACGAGGACGTGCAGAAGGCGGCGCAGGACCTGGCCGAGTCGACCGGCGCGCGGATCACCCTGACCGAGGAGGTGGCCGAGGGCGTGGCCGACGCGGACTTCCTCTACACCGACGTCTGGGTCTCGATGGGCGAGCCCAAGGAGGTCTGGACGGAGCGGATCGAGCTGCTCAGGCCGTACCAGGTGTCGATGGACACCGTCCGGGCCACCGGCAACCCGGCCGTGAAGTTCCTGCACTGCCTGCCCGCCTTCCACGACCTCGGCACGGAGGTCGGCCGGCAGATGTACGAAGCGACCGGCATGAGCGAGCTGGAGTGCACCGACGAACTGTTCGAGTCGGCGCACTCCATCGTGTTCGACCAGGCGGAGAACCGCCTGCACACCATCAAGGCGGTCCTGGTCGCCACGCTCGGCTCCTGA
- a CDS encoding polynucleotide kinase-phosphatase translates to MTDEALPTPETLPAPEEQPVATRRLPVTDVSLVVLIGTSGSGKSTFARRHFLPTQVVSSDFCRGLVADDENDQSASAEAFDVLHYIVGKRLAAGRLTVVDATNVQPESRRQLVKIARDHDVLPIAIVLDVPPGVCAERNRSRPDRQLPAHVIPRQNRELRRSLRGLECEGFRKVHILRGEAEVAAAEIELEKRYNDLRHLTGPFDIIGDVHGCRAELETLLTRLGYTLTRDDAGRPVGAVHPGGRTAVFVGDLVDRGPDTPGVLRLVMGMVAAGHALCVPGNHENKLGRSMDGKKVTVSHGLQESLDQLAGESEEFRAEVRAFMRGLVSHYLLDGGALVVCHAGLPERYHGRASGRVRSHALYGETTGETDEYGLPVRYPWAEEYRGRALVVYGHTPVPTASFVNNTICLDTGCVFGGSLTALRYPERELVSVEAEREWYAPVRPMISDAPGAREGRPLDLADVAGRRIVETRLHGRVAVREENAAAALEVMSRFALDPRLLAYLPPTMAPTATSRRDGYLEHPEEAFAGYRADGVRHVVCEEKHMGSRAVVLVARDGAALEKRFGVAGPGAIWTRTGRAFLADDGLTAAVLGRVREAAERAGLFEELGTGWLLLDAELMPWSLKAVELLRRQYAAVGAAAGAALPEVLSALERAAGRGLDLAELTARQRQRAADAQAFTEAYRRYCWPTEGLSGIRLAPFQLLAAEGANLAVRPHDEHLAWIDRLVAADEAVHEAVHEAANDGTGDPQAPVLHRTGRLVVDTTDEASVAAAIVWWEELTAAGGEGMVVKPLASLVRTERGEGRPGGLVQPGVKVRGREYLRIIYGPDYTEHLDELRGRTLGHKRSLALREYALGLEALDRLAAGEPLWRVHEPVFAVLALESEPVDPRL, encoded by the coding sequence ATGACCGACGAAGCACTGCCGACCCCCGAGACACTGCCGGCCCCCGAGGAGCAGCCCGTGGCCACGCGCCGCCTCCCCGTCACGGACGTCTCCCTGGTCGTCCTGATCGGCACCAGCGGCTCCGGCAAGTCCACCTTCGCCCGCCGCCACTTCCTGCCCACCCAGGTCGTCTCCTCCGACTTCTGCCGCGGCCTGGTGGCCGACGACGAGAACGACCAGTCCGCCTCCGCCGAGGCCTTCGACGTGCTGCACTACATCGTCGGCAAGCGCCTCGCGGCCGGCCGCCTGACGGTCGTGGACGCCACCAACGTCCAGCCCGAGTCCCGCCGCCAGCTGGTGAAGATCGCGCGCGACCACGACGTGCTGCCGATCGCCATCGTGCTGGACGTCCCGCCGGGCGTCTGTGCGGAGCGCAACCGTTCCCGCCCCGACCGCCAGCTGCCGGCCCACGTGATCCCCCGGCAGAACCGCGAACTGCGCCGCTCCCTGCGCGGCCTGGAGTGCGAGGGCTTCCGCAAGGTGCACATCCTGCGCGGCGAGGCCGAGGTGGCGGCGGCCGAGATCGAGCTGGAGAAGCGCTACAACGACCTGCGCCACCTCACCGGGCCGTTCGACATCATCGGGGACGTCCACGGCTGCCGCGCCGAGCTGGAGACCCTGCTGACCAGGCTCGGCTACACCCTCACCCGGGACGACGCGGGCCGCCCGGTCGGCGCCGTGCACCCCGGCGGCCGCACCGCGGTCTTCGTCGGCGACCTGGTCGACCGCGGCCCGGACACCCCCGGCGTGCTGCGCCTGGTGATGGGCATGGTGGCGGCCGGCCACGCGCTCTGCGTGCCGGGCAACCACGAGAACAAGCTGGGCCGGTCGATGGACGGGAAGAAGGTCACCGTCTCGCACGGCCTGCAGGAGTCGCTGGACCAACTGGCCGGCGAGTCCGAGGAGTTCAGGGCCGAGGTGCGCGCGTTCATGCGCGGCCTGGTCAGCCACTACCTGCTGGACGGCGGCGCGCTGGTGGTCTGCCACGCCGGACTGCCGGAGCGGTACCACGGCCGCGCCTCCGGTCGGGTGCGCTCGCACGCCCTGTACGGGGAGACCACCGGCGAGACCGACGAGTACGGGCTGCCGGTGCGCTACCCGTGGGCGGAGGAGTACCGCGGCCGGGCGCTGGTGGTGTACGGCCACACGCCGGTGCCGACGGCGAGCTTCGTCAACAACACGATCTGCCTGGACACCGGCTGCGTGTTCGGCGGCAGCCTCACGGCACTGCGCTACCCGGAGCGCGAGCTGGTGAGCGTCGAGGCCGAGCGCGAGTGGTACGCGCCGGTCCGTCCGATGATCAGCGACGCGCCGGGCGCCCGGGAGGGCCGTCCGCTGGACCTCGCCGACGTGGCGGGGCGGCGGATCGTCGAGACCCGGCTGCACGGGCGGGTCGCCGTCCGGGAGGAGAACGCGGCGGCGGCGCTGGAGGTGATGAGCCGCTTCGCGCTGGACCCGCGGCTGCTCGCCTACCTGCCGCCGACGATGGCGCCGACGGCCACCTCCCGCCGGGACGGCTACCTGGAGCACCCCGAGGAGGCGTTCGCCGGCTACCGCGCGGACGGCGTCCGGCACGTCGTGTGCGAGGAGAAGCACATGGGCTCGCGCGCGGTGGTGCTGGTGGCCCGGGACGGGGCGGCGCTGGAGAAGCGGTTCGGCGTGGCCGGGCCGGGCGCGATCTGGACCAGGACGGGCCGGGCGTTCCTCGCCGACGACGGGCTGACCGCCGCCGTGCTGGGCCGGGTGCGGGAGGCCGCCGAGCGGGCCGGGCTGTTCGAGGAGCTGGGCACCGGCTGGCTGCTGCTGGACGCCGAGCTGATGCCGTGGTCGCTGAAGGCGGTCGAGCTGCTGCGCCGCCAGTACGCGGCGGTCGGCGCGGCGGCGGGTGCTGCCCTGCCGGAGGTGCTGTCCGCACTGGAGCGGGCGGCCGGGCGCGGCCTGGACCTGGCGGAGCTGACCGCCCGGCAGCGGCAGCGCGCCGCCGACGCGCAGGCGTTCACCGAGGCGTACCGCCGGTACTGCTGGCCGACCGAGGGACTGTCGGGCATCCGCCTGGCGCCGTTCCAGCTGCTGGCCGCCGAGGGGGCGAACCTCGCGGTGCGTCCGCACGACGAGCACCTGGCCTGGATCGACCGCCTGGTCGCGGCGGACGAAGCGGTGCACGAAGCGGTGCACGAAGCCGCGAACGACGGGACGGGCGACCCGCAGGCGCCCGTTCTGCACCGCACCGGGCGCCTCGTGGTGGACACCACCGACGAGGCGTCGGTGGCCGCAGCGATCGTCTGGTGGGAGGAACTGACCGCGGCGGGCGGCGAGGGCATGGTGGTCAAGCCGCTGGCCTCGCTGGTGCGGACCGAGCGGGGCGAGGGCCGTCCGGGCGGCCTGGTGCAGCCGGGCGTGAAGGTGCGCGGCCGGGAGTATCTCCGGATCATCTACGGCCCGGACTACACCGAGCACCTGGACGAGCTGCGCGGGCGCACGCTGGGCCACAAGCGCTCGCTGGCGCTGCGCGAGTACGCGCTGGGCCTGGAGGCGCTGGACCGACTGGCGGCCGGCGAGCCGCTGTGGCGGGTGCACGAGCCGGTGTTCGCGGTCCTCGCGCTGGAGTCCGAGCCGGTCGACCCGCGCCTGTAG
- a CDS encoding 3' terminal RNA ribose 2'-O-methyltransferase Hen1: protein MFMSISTTGSAESPATDLGFLLHKHPGKVQRFATSHGEAHVFYPEARDELCTAALLLDIDPIALVRKGRGRGRGGSPDFALAQYVNDRPYAASSLLAVALRTVFRSAMKGVCPARPELPEQARPLRIALPAVPANGAGEGGGAAMVARLFEPLGWRVEAAAIPLDEAFPEWGESRYVRIELASESVRLADALQQLYVLLPVLDGAKHYWVAPDEVDKLLAAGEGWLAAHPERALITRRYLSRRWSLTRAAMERLELARLAEADDREVEEIDNAVDDQPETIPEATQDETAEAAPGTTTEEPRQPSLAEQRRTAILTALREVGAARVADLGCGQGELIGALLKDARFTEVLGVDVSARALQTAARKLRLERLPERQAARVTLAQGALTYTDARLKGFDAAVLCEVIEHLDLPRLPALEYAVFGSARPGAVVVTTPNVEYNVRWESLPAGCVRHADHRFEWSRAEFRAWAERVAADYGYTVELRPVGPEDPEVGPPTQLALFRTAAPVTPTPVTSTPATSATSVTSTPATSTLATTPEGGEPR from the coding sequence GTGTTCATGTCGATCTCCACTACCGGCAGCGCCGAGAGCCCGGCCACGGATCTCGGGTTCCTGCTGCACAAGCACCCCGGCAAGGTCCAGCGGTTCGCGACGTCGCACGGCGAGGCCCACGTCTTCTACCCGGAGGCGCGGGACGAGCTCTGCACGGCGGCGTTGCTGCTGGACATCGACCCGATCGCGCTGGTCCGCAAGGGCCGCGGCAGGGGCCGTGGCGGCTCGCCGGACTTCGCGCTCGCCCAGTACGTCAACGACCGCCCCTACGCGGCGTCCTCGCTGCTCGCGGTGGCACTGCGGACGGTGTTCCGTTCGGCGATGAAGGGCGTGTGCCCGGCCCGCCCCGAACTGCCCGAGCAGGCGCGCCCGCTGCGGATCGCCTTGCCCGCCGTGCCCGCGAACGGAGCGGGCGAGGGCGGCGGTGCGGCGATGGTGGCCCGGTTGTTCGAGCCGCTGGGCTGGCGGGTCGAGGCGGCGGCGATCCCGCTGGACGAGGCGTTCCCGGAGTGGGGCGAGTCCCGGTACGTGCGGATCGAGCTGGCCTCGGAGTCCGTCCGGCTGGCCGACGCGCTGCAGCAGCTGTACGTGCTGCTGCCGGTGCTGGACGGTGCCAAGCACTACTGGGTGGCCCCGGACGAGGTGGACAAGCTGCTCGCCGCCGGCGAGGGCTGGCTGGCCGCCCACCCGGAGCGTGCCCTGATCACCCGCCGCTACCTGTCCCGGCGCTGGTCGCTGACCAGGGCCGCGATGGAGCGCCTGGAGCTGGCCCGGCTCGCGGAGGCGGACGACCGCGAGGTCGAGGAGATCGACAACGCGGTCGACGACCAGCCCGAGACGATCCCCGAGGCGACCCAGGACGAGACCGCAGAGGCGGCCCCGGGAACCACCACCGAGGAGCCCAGGCAGCCCTCCCTCGCCGAGCAGCGCCGCACCGCGATCCTCACCGCCCTGCGCGAGGTGGGCGCGGCCCGGGTCGCCGACCTCGGTTGCGGGCAGGGCGAGCTGATCGGCGCGCTGCTGAAGGACGCCCGGTTCACCGAGGTGCTGGGCGTGGACGTGTCCGCGCGGGCGCTGCAGACGGCGGCCCGCAAGCTGCGCCTGGAGCGGCTGCCGGAGCGCCAGGCGGCCCGCGTGACGCTGGCGCAGGGCGCGCTGACGTACACCGACGCGCGGCTGAAGGGCTTCGATGCCGCGGTGCTGTGCGAGGTGATCGAGCACCTGGACCTGCCGCGGTTGCCCGCGCTGGAGTACGCGGTGTTCGGCAGCGCCCGCCCGGGGGCCGTGGTCGTGACCACCCCGAACGTCGAGTACAACGTCCGCTGGGAGAGCCTGCCGGCGGGCTGCGTCCGGCACGCGGACCACCGCTTCGAGTGGTCCCGCGCCGAGTTCCGGGCCTGGGCGGAGCGGGTGGCCGCGGACTACGGGTACACCGTGGAGCTGCGCCCGGTCGGCCCGGAGGACCCGGAGGTCGGGCCGCCGACCCAACTGGCCCTGTTCCGAACCGCCGCCCCCGTGACCCCTACCCCCGTGACGTCGACACCCGCGACGTCCGCGACATCCGTGACGTCGACCCCCGCGACGTCCACCCTCGCGACGACGCCCGAAGGAGGCGAGCCCCGATGA
- the dapD gene encoding 2,3,4,5-tetrahydropyridine-2,6-dicarboxylate N-succinyltransferase, with product MTAESTTLPNGAVAAGLATIAADGTVLDTWFPAPVLTAEPGPAGTVRLTAEQAEAELGSGAAEALRADARRGVEVVAVRTTIASLDEKPLDTHDVYLRLHLLSHRLVRPHGQNLDGIFGLLANVAWTSIGPVPVDKVEQARLAVRAQGGQLAVYGIDKFPRMTDYVAPTGVRIAHADRVRLGAHLAAGTTVMHEGFVNFNAGTLGTSMVEGRISAGVVVGDHSDIGGGASIMGTLSGGGKQVVAVGERCLLGANAGIGISLGSDCVVEAGLYVTAGTRVTTPDGKIAKAVELSGQDNLLFRRNSQTGAVEVIARSGSWGGLNADLHAHN from the coding sequence GTGACTGCTGAATCCACCACCCTCCCGAACGGCGCCGTCGCCGCAGGTCTGGCCACCATCGCCGCCGACGGCACCGTCCTCGACACCTGGTTCCCCGCCCCCGTCCTGACCGCCGAGCCCGGCCCCGCCGGGACCGTCCGGCTGACCGCCGAGCAGGCCGAGGCCGAGCTGGGCTCCGGCGCCGCCGAGGCGCTGCGCGCCGACGCCCGCCGCGGCGTCGAGGTGGTCGCCGTGCGCACCACCATCGCCTCGCTGGACGAGAAGCCGCTCGACACGCACGACGTCTACCTGCGTCTGCACCTGCTCAGCCACCGCCTCGTCCGGCCGCACGGCCAGAACCTGGACGGCATCTTCGGCCTGCTCGCCAACGTCGCCTGGACCAGCATCGGCCCCGTCCCGGTGGACAAGGTCGAGCAGGCCCGCCTCGCGGTCCGCGCCCAGGGCGGCCAGCTCGCCGTGTACGGCATCGACAAGTTCCCGCGGATGACCGACTACGTCGCCCCGACCGGCGTGCGCATCGCCCACGCCGACCGCGTCCGCCTCGGCGCGCACCTCGCGGCGGGCACCACCGTCATGCACGAGGGCTTCGTCAACTTCAACGCCGGCACCCTCGGCACCTCCATGGTCGAGGGCCGCATCAGCGCGGGCGTCGTCGTCGGCGACCACAGCGACATCGGCGGCGGCGCCTCGATCATGGGCACCCTGTCCGGCGGCGGCAAGCAGGTCGTCGCGGTCGGCGAGCGCTGCCTGCTCGGCGCCAACGCCGGCATCGGCATCTCCCTGGGCAGCGACTGCGTCGTCGAGGCCGGCCTGTACGTCACCGCCGGCACCCGGGTCACCACCCCGGACGGCAAGATCGCCAAGGCCGTCGAGCTGTCCGGCCAGGACAACCTCCTGTTCCGCCGCAACTCCCAGACCGGCGCCGTCGAGGTCATCGCCCGCTCCGGCTCCTGGGGCGGCCTCAACGCCGACCTGCACGCCCACAACTGA